From Microcystis aeruginosa NIES-2549, a single genomic window includes:
- a CDS encoding TPM domain-containing protein, with product MLNRFCRGISIALVIGVISCLGWIICPDQALAVNNPELLPNQATPIVDLANYLPAKQEEALIRDIETFQGETGWKMRVLTQYDRSPGRAVINFWGLDDKSILLVADGRGGNLLSFSIGDAVYEFLPRTFWIELQARFGNMYFVRENGENNAIVQSLDTVKGCLVKGGCAVVPGLPREQWILTLITSIVGGLVFGFAGIPRKEGQVFAWQWVLIVSPLWFILFVAFGIGPVVTRTSELLPLFRNLIGFVLGILVAYLSPRFNSLNASKT from the coding sequence ATGCTCAATCGTTTTTGCCGAGGAATCTCGATCGCTCTTGTAATTGGTGTCATTAGCTGTCTGGGTTGGATTATCTGCCCGGATCAAGCTCTAGCGGTGAATAATCCTGAATTACTGCCCAATCAAGCCACTCCGATCGTTGATTTAGCCAATTATCTACCCGCAAAACAGGAAGAGGCATTAATCCGAGATATCGAGACATTTCAAGGGGAAACCGGCTGGAAAATGCGAGTTTTAACTCAATATGACCGCAGCCCCGGCCGGGCAGTGATTAATTTCTGGGGATTAGATGATAAAAGTATTCTCCTAGTGGCCGATGGTCGCGGCGGTAATCTACTATCTTTTAGTATTGGTGATGCCGTCTATGAATTTTTACCCCGCACTTTTTGGATCGAATTACAGGCCCGTTTCGGTAATATGTATTTTGTCCGGGAAAATGGCGAAAATAATGCGATCGTACAATCCTTAGACACGGTAAAAGGCTGTTTAGTTAAAGGTGGTTGTGCGGTGGTCCCCGGTTTACCGAGGGAACAGTGGATACTAACTTTAATTACCTCAATTGTCGGCGGTTTAGTCTTCGGTTTTGCCGGTATTCCTCGCAAAGAAGGACAGGTTTTCGCTTGGCAATGGGTTTTAATTGTCTCTCCCCTCTGGTTTATCCTCTTTGTTGCTTTTGGCATAGGACCGGTGGTTACTCGCACCAGTGAATTACTGCCCCTTTTCCGCAATTTAATCGGTTTTGTCCTCGGGATTTTAGTCGCCTATCTTTCCCCTCGTTTTAATTCCCTCAACGCCTCAAAAACCTAA
- a CDS encoding DUF2993 domain-containing protein: protein MWVNTQSEIISKVLPPAVRLFLRTQVEQIEDLEMQLHGHDRQILRGYIPGVFLAVGKAIYQGLHLGKAQLRGENIRLNIGQVLRGKPLKILEPIRVSGEVEINEQDLNNSIASTILVNALADLLIFSLENNGVVNAREIISQQRFNWKNVLLNQGYFSLLGHRETGAEVIFSADITLKDARTLGISPRQWQGLAPDLSIDLQPFTVDLGKDVEIKSFILDDQTLFCQGSFLILP, encoded by the coding sequence ATGTGGGTCAATACTCAAAGTGAGATTATTAGTAAGGTTTTGCCGCCAGCAGTACGTCTGTTCTTAAGAACGCAAGTAGAACAGATAGAAGATTTAGAAATGCAGCTGCACGGTCATGATCGGCAAATTTTGCGCGGTTATATCCCCGGGGTATTTTTAGCCGTAGGAAAAGCGATTTATCAGGGTTTACATCTAGGTAAAGCGCAATTAAGAGGGGAAAATATTCGTCTTAATATTGGTCAGGTTTTGCGAGGGAAACCTCTAAAAATTTTGGAACCTATTCGGGTTAGCGGTGAGGTGGAAATTAACGAGCAGGATTTAAATAATTCGATCGCCTCGACTATTTTAGTTAATGCTTTGGCGGATTTACTAATTTTTTCCCTAGAAAATAACGGAGTTGTTAACGCCAGAGAAATTATCTCTCAACAGCGTTTTAACTGGAAAAATGTTCTCTTAAATCAGGGTTATTTCTCTCTTCTCGGCCATAGAGAAACGGGTGCGGAAGTAATTTTTAGCGCTGATATTACCTTAAAAGATGCCCGCACTTTAGGGATTAGTCCCCGACAATGGCAAGGTTTAGCCCCAGATTTATCTATTGATTTGCAACCTTTTACCGTCGATTTAGGCAAAGATGTGGAGATTAAATCTTTTATTCTCGACGATCAAACTCTTTTCTGTCAGGGAAGTTTTTTGATTTTACCTTAA
- a CDS encoding DUF445 domain-containing protein: MNLPTLWTWILPPIAGAIIGYFTNDVAIKMLFRPYKAIYIGKRPLPFTPGLIPRNQDRLAVRVSDTIMGSLLTPEELQKLAKRLLDTERVQGAILWLLQLALKQIKGDRQAKTAEILAAILHDLFGESLARLLKVLARRQDFLEKQINQIFDRLVLEFSLSEQQARQFSDWLLETVLPADVIRLALIDFLTDRNIQVIDEGFREKTSGTYWVVANLFGLRNALARLRTFCLDEKDLANTRIKELLLSLEMRNRLKNWLQSISLQNLPISTVRQLRKTTRDTVRIYIQESGEQFLQDFGQTIDWDQIANLIINRLQSSESMTTSLGVISQELALILERYLEEDLEKLVAQIIPILNIDQVIRDRVNATSPADLENAIQGIVKQELQGIVNLGGILGLLVGLMQTVILIAQNRG, translated from the coding sequence TTGAATCTCCCTACTCTTTGGACATGGATCTTACCGCCGATCGCGGGGGCAATTATTGGCTATTTTACCAACGATGTAGCCATAAAAATGCTATTTCGTCCCTACAAGGCGATTTATATCGGTAAGCGTCCTCTTCCCTTCACTCCGGGGTTAATTCCTCGCAATCAAGATCGATTAGCTGTCCGGGTATCGGATACGATCATGGGTTCCCTGTTAACCCCCGAGGAACTACAAAAACTGGCTAAACGACTCCTCGACACCGAAAGGGTACAGGGGGCGATACTCTGGCTGTTACAATTAGCTTTAAAACAAATAAAAGGCGATCGGCAAGCAAAAACAGCCGAGATTTTGGCGGCGATTCTTCACGATTTATTCGGGGAATCTTTAGCGAGATTACTAAAAGTTTTAGCCCGACGGCAGGACTTTTTAGAAAAACAGATCAATCAAATTTTTGATCGCCTAGTCTTAGAATTTTCTCTCAGTGAACAACAGGCGCGACAATTCTCCGATTGGCTATTAGAAACCGTCTTACCTGCCGATGTTATCCGTCTAGCTTTGATCGACTTTTTAACCGATCGCAATATTCAAGTTATCGATGAAGGATTTCGGGAAAAAACCAGTGGAACCTATTGGGTAGTAGCCAATTTATTCGGTTTACGCAATGCCCTGGCCCGCTTACGCACTTTTTGCCTTGATGAAAAAGATTTAGCTAATACCAGAATCAAAGAATTATTACTATCTTTAGAGATGCGTAATCGTCTGAAAAACTGGTTACAAAGTATCTCTTTACAAAATTTACCTATCTCCACCGTCAGACAATTGCGTAAAACCACCAGGGATACGGTGCGAATTTATATTCAAGAAAGTGGCGAACAATTTCTGCAAGATTTTGGACAAACGATCGACTGGGATCAAATCGCTAATTTAATTATTAATCGTCTGCAATCTTCGGAGTCAATGACTACATCATTAGGGGTAATTAGTCAAGAGTTAGCGTTAATTTTAGAGCGTTATTTAGAGGAAGATTTAGAGAAATTAGTCGCCCAAATTATCCCAATTCTCAACATCGATCAGGTAATCCGCGATCGGGTAAATGCCACTTCCCCTGCTGATCTGGAAAATGCTATTCAAGGCATTGTTAAACAGGAATTACAGGGAATTGTTAATCTCGGTGGGATTCTCGGTCTTCTGGTTGGACTAATGCAAACAGTTATTTTGATTGCACAGAATAGAGGGTAA
- the ubiE gene encoding bifunctional demethylmenaquinone methyltransferase/2-methoxy-6-polyprenyl-1,4-benzoquinol methylase UbiE, giving the protein MSNQSSPNSTEIQAIFDQIAPEYDRLNQELSLGLHHIWKLMTVKWCQPEKGDFALDICCGSGDLTNLLSKQVGKTGQVIGLDFSPQQLKIARQRFSATNINWMEGDALNLPFADSSFDCATIGYGLRNVVDIAQCLGELYRVLKPGAKAAILDFHQPTETIAKLFQNWYLDHIVVPAAERYGLTDQYAYISPSIDRFPMGPEQVKLGYRSGFSGAVHYPLLAGLMGVLVLKK; this is encoded by the coding sequence ATGTCCAATCAATCCTCACCTAACTCCACAGAAATACAAGCAATTTTTGATCAGATCGCTCCCGAATATGACCGACTCAATCAGGAATTAAGTTTAGGATTACACCATATCTGGAAATTAATGACAGTCAAATGGTGTCAACCCGAAAAAGGGGACTTTGCCCTCGATATCTGTTGTGGCAGCGGCGACCTGACTAACCTATTATCAAAACAAGTGGGCAAAACCGGCCAAGTGATCGGACTAGATTTTTCCCCACAACAATTAAAAATCGCCCGTCAACGTTTTAGCGCCACTAATATTAACTGGATGGAGGGGGATGCCCTCAATTTACCCTTTGCCGATTCTAGCTTTGATTGTGCCACTATTGGCTATGGATTACGCAATGTGGTCGATATTGCCCAATGTTTGGGGGAATTATACCGAGTCCTGAAACCGGGTGCTAAAGCGGCGATTCTTGACTTCCATCAACCCACCGAAACCATCGCCAAATTATTCCAAAACTGGTATCTAGATCATATCGTCGTTCCGGCTGCCGAGCGCTACGGCTTAACTGACCAGTACGCTTATATTAGTCCCAGTATCGATCGCTTTCCCATGGGCCCAGAACAGGTAAAATTAGGCTATCGGTCGGGATTTTCCGGCGCTGTTCACTATCCACTCCTAGCAGGACTGATGGGAGTGTTAGTCTTAAAGAAATAA
- a CDS encoding MBL fold metallo-hydrolase, with protein MPYNCFQIKFWGVRGSIPCPGSETVRYGGNTSCVEMQVGRERLIFDGGTGLRILGQSLMTESPVKAHLFFSHSHWDHIQGFPFFTPAFIRGNTFNIYAVPSPNGATIKQTLHDQMLHPNFPVPLQIMRADLEFYNLEMGETLYCADFTVETRPLNHPGEAVGYRVNWQGLSAAYITDTEHFPDRLDDNVLALAWQADVMIIDATYTDEEYNDPNYSKVGWGHSTWQQAVKIAKEAQVKQLVLFHHDPAHNDDFLDRIGEQVRKIFPQTILAQEGLSIELRPEGSRIDEA; from the coding sequence ATGCCCTACAACTGCTTCCAGATCAAATTTTGGGGAGTACGGGGGAGCATTCCCTGTCCAGGTTCGGAAACCGTTCGTTATGGTGGTAATACTTCCTGTGTCGAGATGCAAGTCGGTAGAGAAAGATTAATCTTCGACGGTGGTACGGGGTTACGCATCCTAGGACAGTCTTTGATGACAGAAAGTCCAGTGAAAGCCCATTTATTTTTCAGCCATTCCCATTGGGATCATATTCAAGGTTTTCCTTTTTTTACCCCTGCTTTTATCAGGGGCAATACTTTTAATATCTACGCGGTTCCCTCCCCCAACGGAGCAACCATCAAGCAAACATTACACGATCAGATGTTACACCCTAATTTTCCCGTGCCTTTGCAGATTATGCGGGCTGATTTAGAATTTTATAATCTAGAAATGGGCGAAACCCTCTACTGTGCCGATTTCACCGTCGAAACCCGTCCTTTAAATCATCCAGGGGAAGCGGTGGGTTATCGGGTAAATTGGCAGGGTTTATCGGCAGCTTATATTACCGATACCGAACATTTTCCCGATCGCCTTGATGATAACGTTCTGGCTTTGGCCTGGCAAGCGGATGTAATGATTATTGATGCTACCTACACCGATGAGGAATACAACGATCCTAATTATTCTAAGGTGGGTTGGGGTCATTCCACTTGGCAGCAGGCAGTCAAAATCGCCAAAGAAGCGCAAGTTAAGCAGTTAGTTCTATTTCATCACGATCCCGCCCATAATGACGATTTTCTCGATCGCATTGGGGAACAGGTAAGAAAGATTTTCCCTCAAACTATTCTCGCCCAGGAAGGCCTCTCGATCGAACTGCGACCGGAAGGTTCTCGGATAGATGAAGCGTAA
- a CDS encoding methyltransferase type 11 has protein sequence MDLQKFLEKLPQQYQDWGSPLMSPISEQLTLLSEKTASYSDINLFPLLNLAVACLQPDEVYCQVGCFRRGSLVAAFCNNSDRYGYGVEAFFKYDPSGEKLTILSEDLEDFQLSEQIFLSDQETENFFDDLAELNSEEKLGVYY, from the coding sequence ATGGATTTACAGAAATTCTTAGAAAAACTGCCTCAACAGTATCAGGATTGGGGATCGCCTCTAATGTCGCCTATTTCCGAGCAATTAACCCTTTTAAGCGAAAAAACCGCCTCCTATTCTGATATCAATCTCTTTCCCCTGCTCAATCTCGCCGTTGCCTGTCTGCAACCGGACGAGGTTTACTGTCAAGTGGGTTGTTTTCGTCGCGGTAGTTTAGTCGCCGCTTTCTGCAATAATAGCGATCGCTACGGTTATGGCGTAGAAGCTTTTTTTAAATATGATCCATCGGGAGAAAAGCTAACTATATTATCTGAGGATTTGGAGGATTTTCAACTATCAGAACAGATATTTTTAAGCGATCAAGAAACGGAAAACTTTTTCGATGATCTGGCAGAATTAAACAGTGAAGAAAAGCTGGGAGTTTATTACTAA
- a CDS encoding class I SAM-dependent methyltransferase: MITLLFAKKFWSDSALIIINKCQHPALQQAIRDFTKTHPQAQIILDDKIANHGLLGFKNICLLAWNAPPGITALKSPKKLVLNVGCGPYNPEALPQLFRDGNWQEIRLDINTAVNPDILGTITDLSAVPDNCVDAVFSSHNLEHIYHYEVPIALGEFKRILKPEGFLMIVVPDMQTAAEFVARGDMENEPLYISPGGPVRALWMFYGMGTEVPGMPYMAHKTGFTSQNLNQKLQEANFARVEVIRTEFELVAFGYK; this comes from the coding sequence TTGATAACCCTACTTTTCGCCAAAAAATTCTGGTCCGATTCCGCTTTAATTATCATCAATAAATGTCAGCATCCCGCTCTCCAACAGGCAATAAGAGATTTTACTAAAACCCATCCCCAAGCTCAGATAATTTTAGATGATAAAATCGCTAATCACGGTTTGCTTGGTTTCAAAAATATTTGTTTATTAGCTTGGAATGCTCCCCCGGGGATAACAGCCCTAAAATCCCCGAAAAAACTGGTTTTAAATGTGGGTTGTGGTCCCTATAATCCCGAAGCCTTACCCCAACTATTCCGCGATGGCAATTGGCAAGAAATTCGCCTCGATATCAATACTGCTGTTAACCCAGATATTTTAGGAACGATTACCGATTTAAGTGCCGTTCCCGATAACTGCGTCGATGCGGTTTTTTCTAGTCATAATCTAGAACATATTTATCATTACGAAGTTCCCATCGCCCTAGGGGAATTTAAACGCATTCTTAAACCCGAAGGCTTTTTGATGATCGTGGTTCCCGATATGCAAACCGCCGCCGAATTTGTCGCTAGAGGCGATATGGAAAATGAACCTTTATATATTTCTCCTGGAGGTCCAGTGCGGGCTTTATGGATGTTTTACGGCATGGGAACAGAAGTCCCCGGAATGCCCTATATGGCTCATAAAACTGGTTTTACCTCTCAAAATCTTAACCAGAAATTACAAGAGGCAAATTTTGCCAGAGTCGAGGTAATTCGCACAGAATTTGAGTTAGTTGCTTTTGGGTATAAGTGA
- a CDS encoding DMT family transporter, whose product MENLDLKKSSPLLLISPFFLWGTAMVAMKGVIPHTTPLFMAAIRLVPAGMLVLIVAWFLGRPQPKTLQAWLWIALFALMDATLFQGFLALGLNRTGAGLGSVIIDSQPLAVALMSSWLFKEVIGVWGWLGLGLGIGGISLIGLPDQWFYDFFGQKGLNIDFSWQELLNSGEMLMLLASLSMAVGTVLIRFVCRHADPVSATGWHMILGGLPLFLASGFTESHQWQNIDLNGWLALSYATIFGSAIAYGIFFYLAAKGNLTSLSSLTFLTPVFALSFGNLFLGEMLSVLQWVGVSLTLVSIYLINQRERIAPQVRAIFANLSSLIPKSN is encoded by the coding sequence ATGGAAAACCTAGATTTAAAGAAATCCTCGCCCCTTTTACTTATCTCACCGTTTTTTCTCTGGGGAACAGCGATGGTAGCGATGAAGGGTGTTATCCCCCATACTACCCCCCTATTTATGGCGGCAATTCGCCTGGTTCCCGCCGGAATGTTAGTTTTAATAGTAGCTTGGTTTTTAGGTCGTCCTCAGCCCAAAACCCTGCAAGCATGGTTATGGATTGCCCTTTTTGCTCTGATGGATGCCACTCTTTTTCAAGGTTTTCTGGCACTGGGATTAAATCGTACCGGGGCGGGGTTAGGATCGGTAATTATTGACTCGCAACCCCTAGCGGTGGCTTTAATGTCCAGTTGGCTATTTAAAGAAGTTATCGGTGTCTGGGGATGGTTGGGATTGGGTTTAGGGATTGGGGGAATTAGTTTAATTGGTTTGCCCGATCAATGGTTTTATGACTTTTTTGGACAAAAAGGGCTAAATATTGACTTTAGCTGGCAGGAATTACTAAATAGCGGCGAAATGCTCATGCTTTTGGCTTCCCTATCCATGGCGGTGGGAACAGTCTTAATCCGGTTTGTCTGTCGTCATGCGGATCCCGTCAGCGCCACAGGATGGCACATGATTTTAGGAGGATTGCCGCTATTTTTAGCTTCAGGTTTCACCGAATCCCATCAATGGCAGAATATAGATTTAAATGGTTGGTTAGCTTTAAGTTATGCCACTATTTTTGGTAGTGCGATCGCCTATGGAATATTCTTTTATTTAGCCGCCAAGGGCAATTTAACCAGTTTAAGTTCTTTAACTTTTTTAACTCCGGTTTTTGCCCTCAGTTTCGGGAATTTATTCCTCGGTGAGATGTTAAGTGTATTGCAATGGGTGGGGGTATCTTTAACCCTCGTTAGTATTTATTTAATCAATCAAAGGGAAAGAATCGCCCCACAAGTGCGAGCAATTTTTGCTAATCTTTCCTCACTTATACCCAAAAGCAACTAA
- a CDS encoding AI-2E family transporter: MPPSSSFWKTLNNSILVRYLLLFGCGWSLIILINYFYAMIAIFTGSAILAALLNYPVVWLSRYLPRGLAIAITTLAAFVLLFGLVTGIGLEAVNQGRGLLFNLTDALSQKDFLPFQDFLDRLDLNKMVGSLQTGLATGLSIVQGVFSSVFTGVFGAVISVYMLIDGDKLWRGFLQLLPLAYRERFSKSFRQSFLGFIRGQLLLMLFLSVTSFLSFSVLGIKYGLILAGILGIIDAIPGIGATLGILLVTILTFTSQGPAVAVKAFIVCVVLVQIQDNIIRPKVMGNALELNPVILFLSLFIGERIAGLLGVFLSIPIAGMIAIWIGSSQEKPITALEENQLGESQDN, translated from the coding sequence ATGCCCCCTTCTAGCTCCTTTTGGAAAACTCTGAATAACTCGATTCTAGTACGCTATCTATTATTATTTGGCTGTGGCTGGAGTCTAATTATCTTAATTAACTATTTCTACGCGATGATCGCTATTTTTACCGGTTCAGCGATCCTGGCCGCCCTATTAAATTATCCTGTGGTTTGGTTATCCCGTTATCTACCGAGAGGACTAGCCATTGCTATTACCACCCTAGCAGCTTTTGTCCTCCTATTTGGATTAGTCACAGGCATAGGATTAGAAGCAGTTAATCAGGGGAGAGGACTACTATTTAATCTTACCGATGCCCTGAGTCAAAAAGATTTTTTACCCTTTCAAGACTTTCTTGATCGATTAGATTTAAATAAAATGGTGGGAAGCTTACAAACCGGTTTAGCTACGGGTTTATCGATCGTACAAGGGGTTTTTTCCAGTGTCTTTACGGGCGTTTTCGGGGCGGTGATCAGTGTTTATATGCTCATCGATGGTGATAAACTTTGGCGAGGTTTTTTGCAACTTCTCCCCCTAGCATACCGGGAGCGTTTTTCCAAGTCTTTTCGACAAAGTTTTCTGGGATTTATTCGCGGGCAACTGTTGTTAATGCTCTTTTTATCGGTGACGAGTTTCTTGAGTTTTTCGGTATTAGGAATCAAATATGGGCTAATTTTAGCGGGTATTCTCGGTATTATCGATGCTATCCCGGGTATCGGGGCAACCCTGGGCATTTTGTTGGTAACTATCTTGACTTTTACCTCCCAGGGACCAGCAGTTGCGGTTAAAGCTTTTATTGTCTGTGTTGTCTTGGTGCAAATTCAAGATAATATTATTCGCCCTAAAGTTATGGGCAATGCCCTAGAATTAAACCCAGTAATTTTATTTTTATCTCTCTTTATCGGCGAAAGAATTGCGGGATTATTAGGGGTTTTTCTCTCCATTCCTATCGCTGGTATGATTGCGATCTGGATCGGATCGAGTCAAGAAAAACCAATAACAGCTTTAGAGGAAAATCAGTTAGGAGAAAGTCAAGATAATTAA
- a CDS encoding shikimate dehydrogenase: MTIINGKTKLLGVIGDPIGHTLSPLMHNAAIDALGLNYVYLPLPIAPENLATAIAGLAAIDLQGFSVTIPHKLAIIPLLSQITEKARLVGAVNTVWRTETGWQGTNTDVDGFLAPLKSLDKDWSRVNPVILGNGGAARAVVVACAQLGCGEIHVVGRNQKKLDPFKESWANTSLYDLLEVHSWDELEGLVSTTELLINSTPIGMSPQGEQSPVELELLDLLPPSAIAYDLIYNPRPTKFLRLARTRGIRIIDGLEMLVNQGAIALEIWLGQPVPVSVMREALLKQF; this comes from the coding sequence ATGACCATTATTAACGGAAAAACCAAGTTATTAGGCGTAATCGGCGATCCTATCGGCCATACTCTTTCTCCCCTTATGCACAATGCCGCTATCGATGCCTTGGGGCTAAATTATGTCTATCTTCCCCTACCGATCGCGCCAGAAAATTTAGCAACGGCGATCGCTGGTTTGGCTGCCATCGATCTACAGGGTTTTAGCGTGACGATTCCCCATAAATTAGCAATTATTCCCTTATTATCGCAAATTACCGAGAAAGCAAGGCTAGTGGGCGCAGTTAACACCGTCTGGCGCACGGAAACCGGCTGGCAGGGAACGAATACCGATGTGGATGGCTTTCTCGCACCCTTGAAATCCCTTGACAAAGATTGGAGTCGGGTGAATCCAGTTATTTTAGGCAATGGCGGCGCGGCCCGGGCGGTAGTGGTGGCTTGCGCCCAGTTGGGCTGTGGCGAAATTCATGTGGTAGGACGCAATCAAAAGAAATTAGATCCTTTTAAAGAAAGTTGGGCGAATACAAGCCTCTATGACCTCCTAGAAGTGCATAGCTGGGACGAATTAGAAGGGCTGGTATCCACCACAGAACTCCTGATTAATTCTACCCCGATCGGAATGTCCCCCCAGGGCGAACAATCCCCTGTTGAGTTAGAATTATTAGACCTTTTACCCCCATCTGCGATCGCCTACGATCTAATTTATAATCCCCGGCCGACCAAATTTCTCCGGTTGGCCCGGACTAGAGGGATAAGAATTATTGATGGGTTAGAAATGTTAGTTAATCAGGGAGCGATCGCCCTAGAAATCTGGTTAGGTCAACCCGTCCCCGTCTCGGTCATGCGGGAAGCTTTGTTAAAACAATTCTAA